A section of the Chlorocebus sabaeus isolate Y175 chromosome 17, mChlSab1.0.hap1, whole genome shotgun sequence genome encodes:
- the MHC-DRA gene encoding mamu class II histocompatibility antigen, DR alpha chain: MAVSGVPVLGFFIIAVLMSAQESWAIKEEHVIIQAEFYLNPDQSGEFMFDFDGDEIFHVDMAKKETVWRLEEFGRFASFEAQGALANIAVDKANLEIMTKRSNNTPITNVPPEVTVLTNSPVELGEPNVLICFIDKFSPPVVKVTWLQNGKPVTTGVSETVFLPREDHLFRKFHYLPFVPSTEDFYDCKVEHWGLDAPLLKHWEFDAPSPLPETTENVVCALGLIVGLVGIIVGTVFIIKGVRKSNAAERRGPL, encoded by the exons ATGGCCGTAAGTGGAGTCCCCGTGCTAGGATTTTTCATCATAGCTGTGCTGATGAGCGCTCAGGAATCATGGGCTATCAAAG AAGAACACGTGATCATCCAGGCTGAGTTCTATCTGAACCCTGACCAATCAGGAGAGTTTATGTTTGACTTTGATGGTGATGAGATTTTCCACGTGGATATGGCAAAGAAGGAGACGGTCTGGCGGCTTGAAGAATTTGGACGATTTGCCAGCTTTGAGGCTCAAGGTGCATTGGCCAACATAGCTGTGGACAAAGCCAACCTGGAAATCATGACAAAGCGCTCCAACAATACCCCAATCACCAACG TACCTCCAGAGGTAACTGTGCTCACAAACAGCCCTGTGGAACTGGGAGAGCCCAACGTCCTCATCTGTTTCATCGACAAGTTCTCTCCACCAGTGGTCAAAGTTACATGGCTTCAAAATGGAAAACCTGTCACCACAGGAGTGTCAGAGACAGTCTTCCTGCCCAGGGAAGACCACCTTTTCCGCAAGTTCCACTATCTCCCCTTCGTGCCCTCAACTGAAGACTTTTATGACTGCAAGGTGGAGCACTGGGGCTTGGATGCACCTCTTCTCAAGCACTGGG AGTTTGATGCACCAAGCCCTCTTCCAGAGACTACAGAGAACGTGGTGTGTGCCCTGGGCCTGATTGTGGGTCTGGTGGGCATCATTGTTGGGACTGTCTTCATCATCAAGGGTGTGCGCAAAAGCAATGCTGCAGAACGCAGGGGTCCTCTGTGA
- the LOC140708873 gene encoding DLA class II histocompatibility antigen, DR-1 beta chain-like isoform X2: MIRGSRKCLLGGGSQKEEVQVAVMRQVILVQSLAKRRPAQLGNGERIPNAHFWEQIKQECYFSNGTERMRFVQRFTHSPRSMRASTATWESSGRWWSWSRGESRNGISQKNLLGYLWGLLDTYCRHNYEVFESFSMQRREEID; this comes from the exons ATGATAAGAGGGAGCAGGAAGTGTCTTTTGGGTGGAGGCTCCCAGAAGGAGGAAGTGCAAGTGGCAGTGATGAGGCAGGTGATCCTGGTCCAGAGCCTTGCAAAGAGGCGTCCAGCTCAACTCGGCAATGGGGAACGAATCCCGAATG CACATTTCTGGGAGCAGATTAAACAGGAGTGCTATTTCTCCAATGGGACGGAAAGGATGCGGTTTGTGCAGAGATTCACCCATAGCCCGAGGAGTATGCGCGCTTCCACAGCAACGTGGGAAAGTTCCGGGCGGTGGTGGAGCTGGAGCCGAGGAGAGTCCAGGAATGGAATCAGCCAGAAGAACCTCCTGGGCTACTTGTGGGGTCTGTTGGACACCTACTGCAGACACAACTATGAGGTTTTTGAGAGCTTCTCCATGCAGAGGCGCG AGGAGATAGATTGA
- the LOC140708873 gene encoding DLA class II histocompatibility antigen, DR-1 beta chain-like isoform X1 → MIRGSRKCLLGGGSQKEEVQVAVMRQVILVQSLAKRRPAQLGNGERIPNAHFWEQIKQECYFSNGTERMRFVQRFTHSPRSMRASTATWESSGRWWSWSRGESRNGISQKNLLGYLWGLLDTYCRHNYEVFESFSMQRRGHSGLQPTAP, encoded by the exons ATGATAAGAGGGAGCAGGAAGTGTCTTTTGGGTGGAGGCTCCCAGAAGGAGGAAGTGCAAGTGGCAGTGATGAGGCAGGTGATCCTGGTCCAGAGCCTTGCAAAGAGGCGTCCAGCTCAACTCGGCAATGGGGAACGAATCCCGAATG CACATTTCTGGGAGCAGATTAAACAGGAGTGCTATTTCTCCAATGGGACGGAAAGGATGCGGTTTGTGCAGAGATTCACCCATAGCCCGAGGAGTATGCGCGCTTCCACAGCAACGTGGGAAAGTTCCGGGCGGTGGTGGAGCTGGAGCCGAGGAGAGTCCAGGAATGGAATCAGCCAGAAGAACCTCCTGGGCTACTTGTGGGGTCTGTTGGACACCTACTGCAGACACAACTATGAGGTTTTTGAGAGCTTCTCCATGCAGAGGCGCG gACACTCTGGACTTCAGCCAACAG CCCCCTGA
- the LOC140708873 gene encoding DLA class II histocompatibility antigen, DR-1 beta chain-like isoform X3, which yields MIRGSRKCLLGGGSQKEEVQVAVMRQVILVQSLAKRRPAQLGNGERIPNAHFWEQIKQECYFSNGTERMRFVQRFTHSPRSMRASTATWESSGRWWSWSRGESRNGISQKNLLGYLWGLLDTYCRHNYEVFESFSMQRRAP from the exons ATGATAAGAGGGAGCAGGAAGTGTCTTTTGGGTGGAGGCTCCCAGAAGGAGGAAGTGCAAGTGGCAGTGATGAGGCAGGTGATCCTGGTCCAGAGCCTTGCAAAGAGGCGTCCAGCTCAACTCGGCAATGGGGAACGAATCCCGAATG CACATTTCTGGGAGCAGATTAAACAGGAGTGCTATTTCTCCAATGGGACGGAAAGGATGCGGTTTGTGCAGAGATTCACCCATAGCCCGAGGAGTATGCGCGCTTCCACAGCAACGTGGGAAAGTTCCGGGCGGTGGTGGAGCTGGAGCCGAGGAGAGTCCAGGAATGGAATCAGCCAGAAGAACCTCCTGGGCTACTTGTGGGGTCTGTTGGACACCTACTGCAGACACAACTATGAGGTTTTTGAGAGCTTCTCCATGCAGAGGCGCG CCCCCTGA